DNA sequence from the Pseudomonadota bacterium genome:
AACCTCAAGAACATTGCCATAGCGCTGCAGACCTACGCCAACGACAACAGCCAGACCTACCCGTCGTCGCTGAGCAATCTCGTGCCCAACTATCTGGCGACCCTCCCCTCGTGCCCCACGGCGGCGGGGCCAAATACCTACAGCCCAAGCTATGCACGAGCCTCCCTGCCCCCGAACTTCACGGTGTTCTGCCAGGGCTCGTACCACATCGCGGTCAGCGGCATCACGAGCAATCAGCCGTACTATCGCCTGTCAGAAGGGCTAGGGCCAAAGCGATGAGCACGAAAGAAAGCAGCACCAGCCAGGTCATCGTCTTCAAGAGCAACCTCACGCAAGAGGTTCTTGCACTCACCGCGTTCAACGCTGCCATCAGTCTGGTGGTGGGGGCCTACGGCTGGAGCATGAACCAGACGTGGCCCACGCTGCATCGCGGAGACCCGTTCGAGTACATCGGTGTGGCCCTGTTGACCTTCAGCATCGTGGCCCCGCTGCGGCGCCTGAAGCAGACGGTTCGGCTGAGCGAGAACTCGTTCAGCTACCAGCAGGGGGGCACCACCATACGCATTCCCTGGGCCTCCTTGTCGGTGTTCCAGGTCTCCCCCCCGGACAAGAAGTGGTTCTGCAGAGCCCTCATCGGTGATGACAACAACCAGGTCACCATCGACAGCCAGTCGTTCGGTGACTACGCCAAGGTCGTGAAGTTGGTGGGCGAAGCCCGCAAGCGCTACCGTCCCGCCGATTGACGCGAAAGCCCCGATTCGCGCTACACCTTCAGCGAGAAGGGCGTGAAGTGGGTTGTGCGGTCGTAGTAGTCTTCGTTCTCGGCTTTCTTGAAGAAGGCCACCATCTTGTAGGTGAGGGGCGTCGACACGACCTCCCACCCCGTCTTGATGCAGTAGTTGGCGATCATCA
Encoded proteins:
- a CDS encoding prepilin-type N-terminal cleavage/methylation domain-containing protein: MIEECSQSTLCGVRRRRSNGFTLVELLTVLVVIALLAAIVTPRYLAARDNGTLTACSENLKNIAIALQTYANDNSQTYPSSLSNLVPNYLATLPSCPTAAGPNTYSPSYARASLPPNFTVFCQGSYHIAVSGITSNQPYYRLSEGLGPKR